From the genome of Gemmatimonas phototrophica, one region includes:
- a CDS encoding bifunctional riboflavin kinase/FAD synthetase, whose protein sequence is MTGHEREIGLPLTEGAVITVGTFDGVHRGHQDVLATLVQHANARGLPSVVVTFDPHPLEVVNPAAAPPLLTLHHEKLAMFAQTGVSYVAVLPFTPLLAAYEAERFVDEVLLERFAMRELLVGHDHGFGRGRLGDIDVLRALGAARLFRVTVLPPVHTADGHAISSTAIRRAVAGGDLARAAAGLGRPYSVSGRVVRGDQRGRTLGYPTLNLAPLSERKLLPPDGVYAVRVQLPEGQFGGMLNLGPRPTVGDHGRRIEAHVFDASADWYGAQVRVDFIARLRGTRPFPGLDALRAQLAEDERHARAALATA, encoded by the coding sequence ATGACCGGGCACGAACGGGAGATCGGGCTGCCACTGACCGAGGGCGCGGTCATCACGGTCGGGACGTTCGATGGGGTACATCGTGGACACCAGGATGTACTGGCCACACTGGTACAGCACGCCAACGCCCGTGGATTGCCCAGCGTGGTGGTCACCTTCGATCCGCACCCGCTCGAAGTGGTGAATCCTGCGGCAGCCCCCCCGCTCCTTACGCTGCACCACGAAAAGCTGGCCATGTTTGCGCAAACCGGCGTGTCGTATGTCGCCGTGTTGCCCTTCACCCCGCTGCTCGCGGCGTACGAAGCGGAACGGTTCGTGGATGAGGTGCTTCTCGAGCGGTTTGCGATGCGGGAGTTGCTGGTCGGTCATGATCACGGCTTCGGCCGTGGCCGGCTCGGGGATATTGATGTGCTGCGTGCGCTCGGTGCCGCGCGGCTATTCCGGGTCACCGTCCTGCCGCCTGTGCACACCGCCGATGGACACGCCATCAGTTCGACGGCTATTCGGCGTGCCGTCGCGGGGGGCGATCTGGCCCGTGCGGCGGCCGGTCTCGGCCGCCCCTACAGTGTGTCCGGGCGGGTCGTGCGCGGTGACCAGCGGGGGCGGACCCTTGGCTACCCGACCCTGAATCTCGCCCCGCTCTCCGAGCGAAAACTGCTGCCCCCTGATGGGGTCTACGCGGTTCGGGTTCAGCTCCCGGAAGGGCAATTCGGCGGCATGCTCAACCTCGGACCTCGTCCCACCGTGGGGGATCACGGCCGACGGATTGAGGCGCATGTGTTTGACGCCAGTGCCGACTGGTATGGCGCCCAGGTCCGCGTGGACTTCATCGCGCGCCTCCGTGGCACCCGTCCGTTTCCCGGTCTGGATGCCCTCCGGGCACAGTTGGCCGAGGATGAACGGCACGCGCGCGCCGCGCTGGCTACCGCATAG
- a CDS encoding L7Ae/L30e/S12e/Gadd45 family ribosomal protein yields MRRKVLGLVGLGARGRLVVIGVEQTKIAAQKGSLQLVLVAQDVSRHSLEKVVPVLRARKVEMVEWPSAAELGGAVGRDTTATIGIVDQALARGIRGAMAGATPAGDATRVSR; encoded by the coding sequence ATGCGCCGCAAGGTGCTCGGACTCGTAGGGCTCGGCGCGCGTGGTCGCCTGGTGGTGATCGGTGTGGAGCAGACAAAGATCGCGGCGCAGAAGGGCAGTCTGCAGTTGGTATTGGTGGCGCAAGATGTCTCGCGTCACTCGCTCGAAAAGGTGGTGCCGGTCCTCCGGGCCCGGAAAGTCGAGATGGTGGAGTGGCCAAGTGCGGCCGAGTTGGGTGGCGCTGTGGGGCGGGATACCACAGCGACGATAGGGATCGTGGATCAGGCGCTGGCGCGGGGTATCCGTGGCGCCATGGCCGGGGCAACCCCGGCAGGCGACGCGACGCGGGTTTCGCGGTAG
- the nusA gene encoding transcription termination factor NusA, protein MAGSAEILTALRELSNLKQITREELHGLLQDGILAALAKKHGANVQAEIEIDEVKGAIRIVLLKTVVNEVTDESREVTLEEARFMDPEFQAGDVMEIPVDFMEFGRTAVQAAKQRIIQRVREGERTRIRDEFAGRVGDLLSGEVQQIERGKLVVMLNKFREAEAIIPYREQNHREHYHQGEPVRAVLKRVEDTPKGPRLILSRADALFVQALFKLEVPEIQQGIVEIKAAAREVGSRTKIAVTSRDDAVDPVGACVGLKGARVQAVVNELGGERIDIVPWSPDPERFAKLALAPARVARVFSDAVSRTIQAVVDEDQLSLAIGRNGQNVRLASELTGWKIDLYSSREWLEKGGEGPLFAPLPEDEAEADIPLTEIDGLETATVAVLSEAGYNTLNDILDLNRDDLLRLPGIAPEEADRIMSIIDELTTEDDEGGVSA, encoded by the coding sequence ATGGCCGGATCGGCGGAAATTCTCACAGCGTTACGTGAGCTGTCGAATCTGAAGCAGATCACGCGCGAGGAGCTGCACGGGCTTCTCCAGGACGGCATTCTGGCCGCACTGGCCAAGAAGCACGGGGCCAACGTCCAGGCGGAAATCGAAATTGATGAAGTCAAGGGCGCCATTCGCATCGTGCTGCTGAAGACGGTGGTGAATGAAGTCACCGACGAATCTCGTGAAGTAACGCTTGAAGAGGCGCGCTTCATGGATCCGGAATTCCAGGCGGGTGACGTCATGGAAATTCCCGTCGACTTCATGGAGTTCGGCCGCACAGCCGTTCAGGCCGCGAAGCAGCGCATCATTCAGCGCGTGCGCGAAGGCGAGCGGACCCGTATTCGCGATGAATTCGCGGGTCGGGTCGGTGATCTGTTGTCAGGTGAGGTGCAGCAGATCGAGCGCGGAAAGCTCGTGGTCATGCTCAACAAGTTCCGGGAAGCGGAAGCCATTATTCCGTACCGTGAACAGAATCATCGTGAGCATTACCATCAGGGCGAGCCGGTGCGCGCGGTGCTCAAGCGGGTCGAGGACACCCCCAAGGGGCCGCGACTCATTCTGAGCCGGGCCGACGCCCTGTTTGTGCAGGCGCTCTTCAAGCTCGAAGTGCCGGAAATCCAGCAGGGGATCGTGGAGATCAAGGCCGCCGCGCGTGAAGTCGGAAGTCGCACCAAGATTGCCGTCACGTCGCGCGATGACGCCGTCGATCCGGTCGGAGCGTGCGTGGGGCTCAAGGGAGCCCGGGTACAGGCGGTCGTCAACGAACTGGGTGGCGAGCGCATCGATATCGTGCCGTGGTCTCCCGATCCTGAGCGGTTTGCGAAGCTGGCCCTGGCGCCGGCCCGCGTGGCGCGCGTCTTCAGTGATGCCGTGTCACGTACCATTCAGGCCGTCGTTGACGAGGATCAGCTGTCGCTGGCCATCGGACGCAACGGACAGAATGTGCGGCTCGCGTCGGAACTGACCGGCTGGAAGATCGACCTCTACTCAAGCCGTGAATGGCTCGAGAAGGGCGGTGAGGGGCCGTTGTTCGCCCCGCTCCCCGAAGACGAAGCCGAAGCCGATATCCCGCTCACTGAGATCGATGGCCTCGAAACGGCCACGGTGGCGGTGCTGTCGGAAGCGGGTTACAACACGCTGAACGACATTCTCGATCTCAATCGGGACGATCTGCTGCGACTGCCGGGCATCGCGCCTGAAGAGGCAGACCGCATCATGTCGATCATCGATGAACTCACGACCGAAGACGACGAAGGTGGTGTCAGCGCGTGA
- a CDS encoding polyphenol oxidase family protein, translating to MTTAVLPRAEEVTGLPDWMRGWTTTRANGSFGLGSSEPVADVMSRWGALQEELAALGVTRLATAHQVHGAEVAQHHGDWRGWLRGQGIDGHWTATPGTALAVTVADCTPVIVWHPRGAVAALHAGWRGTAARILDRGLDLFEQQGYAPDECGVFLGPAICRDCYEVGPEVLDAMFGTLHHAKGYLDVRAVLAEQATVRRVASVRTADGCTKCHQDRYFSHRGGDAGRMLGVVALL from the coding sequence GTGACCACCGCGGTATTGCCCCGGGCGGAGGAAGTCACTGGCCTCCCTGATTGGATGCGCGGCTGGACTACCACGCGCGCCAACGGGTCGTTTGGGCTGGGCTCCTCCGAGCCAGTCGCCGATGTGATGTCCCGGTGGGGAGCATTGCAGGAGGAGTTGGCCGCCCTCGGGGTCACCCGATTGGCCACGGCCCATCAGGTCCATGGGGCCGAGGTGGCGCAACACCACGGAGACTGGCGGGGCTGGCTCCGGGGGCAGGGCATCGATGGCCATTGGACCGCGACCCCGGGGACAGCGCTGGCGGTGACCGTTGCCGATTGCACGCCCGTGATCGTATGGCACCCCCGCGGAGCGGTGGCCGCCCTTCATGCTGGCTGGCGTGGTACCGCGGCGCGCATTCTGGATCGGGGGCTCGACCTCTTCGAACAGCAAGGGTATGCCCCCGACGAGTGTGGTGTCTTTCTCGGTCCGGCGATCTGCCGTGACTGTTATGAGGTGGGGCCCGAAGTCCTCGACGCCATGTTCGGAACGCTCCACCACGCGAAAGGGTACCTTGACGTCCGGGCGGTGCTGGCGGAGCAGGCCACGGTCCGTCGGGTCGCTTCGGTTCGGACCGCGGACGGGTGCACCAAATGCCACCAGGACCGGTACTTCAGCCATCGCGGCGGCGATGCCGGTCGCATGCTGGGCGTGGTCGCGCTGCTTTAA
- a CDS encoding DUF948 domain-containing protein, giving the protein MALVSAVPQLLTWSLMQVVSLPDTIIARTIPDRGVLEWTSGILQIVVLLLAVGALVVFILLLAALREGVKKLNASLERIATDTRPILANANAIVGDARDMVATVKRDVQVVSDAAAAVGDTILDAAEITAQRVDEVNAVLDVIQDELEETAITAVTAIRGVRLGANEMLSRLPGGRRKRRRPRDDGGSSRHPTRPLRGDGASDPDDRD; this is encoded by the coding sequence ATGGCCCTTGTGAGCGCAGTGCCCCAGCTCCTGACGTGGTCCCTGATGCAGGTCGTAAGCCTGCCGGACACGATCATTGCCCGCACCATCCCGGATCGTGGCGTGCTGGAATGGACGAGTGGCATTCTGCAGATCGTCGTGCTCCTGCTTGCCGTTGGTGCGCTAGTGGTCTTCATCCTGCTGCTGGCAGCGCTTCGGGAGGGGGTGAAGAAACTCAATGCGTCGCTGGAGCGCATTGCCACTGATACCCGCCCCATCCTTGCCAACGCCAACGCGATTGTCGGTGATGCGCGGGACATGGTGGCCACGGTCAAGCGAGATGTGCAGGTGGTGAGTGATGCCGCGGCCGCCGTAGGGGACACCATCCTCGATGCGGCCGAGATCACGGCACAGCGGGTTGATGAAGTGAATGCCGTCCTGGACGTGATTCAGGACGAACTGGAGGAAACGGCGATCACGGCGGTGACGGCGATTCGTGGCGTCCGGCTGGGGGCCAACGAAATGCTGTCACGCTTGCCGGGCGGCCGTCGGAAACGTCGGCGTCCCCGCGATGACGGGGGCAGCTCGCGACATCCGACACGGCCCTTGCGGGGCGACGGTGCCAGCGATCCGGATGATCGTGACTGA
- the rimP gene encoding ribosome maturation factor RimP, which translates to MGESIEPIVTRELDALGFDLVELRRGGSKARPVLEIRIDRRDEEKVTVDDCAHASRALEARLEADALVAEQYVLEVSSPGADRPLRHAADWRRFIGRRATVTCALLAGGKQEVEILALDGESGAEVALVRDPKGREVQVPLREVSQARLAFHWKR; encoded by the coding sequence GTGGGCGAGTCTATCGAACCCATTGTCACGCGGGAACTTGACGCACTGGGCTTCGATCTGGTCGAGCTGCGTCGGGGGGGCTCAAAGGCTCGTCCTGTGCTGGAGATCCGGATCGATCGCCGGGACGAAGAAAAGGTGACGGTCGACGACTGTGCGCACGCCTCTCGGGCTCTCGAAGCCCGGTTGGAAGCGGATGCGCTGGTTGCCGAGCAGTATGTGTTGGAGGTGTCCTCGCCTGGCGCGGACCGGCCACTTCGGCATGCCGCCGATTGGCGCCGGTTCATTGGTCGTCGGGCGACGGTCACCTGTGCGTTGTTGGCGGGTGGAAAACAGGAAGTCGAGATTCTCGCGCTGGATGGCGAGTCAGGCGCTGAGGTGGCGTTGGTGCGGGACCCGAAGGGGCGGGAAGTACAGGTGCCGCTCCGCGAGGTGTCGCAAGCGCGACTGGCGTTTCACTGGAAACGATAG
- the truB gene encoding tRNA pseudouridine(55) synthase TruB: protein MLESHDAGPPLSSGLLYVDKPVGMSSHDVVAVVRRAARTRRVGHAGTLDPFATGLLVLAVGPCTRLLPYIVGDPKVYEADVRFGSETDTDDATGSVTVTAPAPPNARLSHADDPVRRAAEATLTGAIAQIPPSYSAKHVDGQRAYDLARKGRDVSLAPVQVRVDTWEWLAGDHETLRTRITCGGGTYIRALARDLGRALGSAAHCGTLRRMASGPATVGEAVLLEDLSPGAIAEGRVRLRSPLSLLGNIGHEHLGDDQLTDLRHGREVAASQPGHRAALLRDGVVVAIAERSARNRWQPRVVMLGDDA from the coding sequence GTGCTGGAATCGCACGACGCGGGGCCCCCGCTGTCGTCTGGCCTCTTGTATGTAGACAAACCGGTCGGCATGTCGTCGCACGATGTCGTTGCCGTCGTGCGACGCGCGGCGCGCACCAGGCGCGTCGGTCACGCGGGAACGTTGGATCCGTTCGCCACCGGGCTGCTCGTGCTTGCGGTGGGGCCGTGCACCCGCCTCCTCCCGTATATCGTCGGTGACCCCAAGGTCTACGAAGCCGACGTGCGTTTCGGCTCGGAAACCGACACCGATGATGCGACCGGTTCGGTTACGGTCACGGCGCCAGCGCCACCCAATGCGCGGCTGTCACACGCCGATGATCCCGTACGGCGGGCCGCCGAAGCCACGCTCACCGGCGCCATTGCACAGATTCCCCCCAGCTATTCTGCCAAGCACGTCGATGGTCAACGGGCCTATGATCTGGCCCGCAAGGGACGCGACGTTTCGCTGGCCCCTGTGCAGGTGCGGGTGGATACTTGGGAATGGCTGGCCGGGGACCACGAGACCCTGCGCACCCGGATCACCTGCGGCGGCGGCACATACATTCGGGCTTTGGCCCGTGATTTGGGACGGGCCCTCGGATCGGCGGCGCACTGCGGGACGTTGCGGCGGATGGCCAGCGGACCGGCCACCGTTGGAGAGGCCGTTTTGCTCGAAGACCTTTCCCCCGGTGCCATTGCTGAGGGGAGGGTTCGGCTGCGATCCCCGCTGTCACTCCTCGGAAACATCGGCCACGAACACCTCGGCGACGACCAACTCACCGATCTCAGGCATGGCCGCGAGGTCGCGGCTTCGCAACCCGGTCACCGGGCAGCATTGCTTCGCGACGGCGTGGTGGTGGCCATCGCGGAACGTTCCGCCCGCAACCGCTGGCAACCACGTGTGGTGATGCTCGGAGACGACGCATGA
- the murA gene encoding UDP-N-acetylglucosamine 1-carboxyvinyltransferase, with protein MSAVQYIVEGGQRLQGTIRPAGNKNAALPIVAAALITDQPVQLHNVPRIRDIETLVELIRTTGADCEWNGENSLRIHAREVRAADLDPAMCVRIRASILLAAPLLARCGTVTLSPPGGDVIGRRRLDTHFHVLQALGATYELGARFRFDTPGLVGADVFLDEPSVTATENALVAAVAAKGRTILRNAASEPHVQDLARFLVALGARIEGIGSNVYTIEGGLPLGGATHEIGPDHIEVGSFIGLAAVTRSTLRIERAGVEHLRSTLMGFEKLGISCQIDGDDLIVPAEQSRQMQNDLGGHVAKLEDQPWPAFPADTMSIAIVAATQCEGMILFHEKMFESRLYFTDKLVGMGARIVLCDPHRAIVSGPTQLRGGTVESPDIRAGMAMLLAALCADGTSVINNAQQIERGYERIESRLGALGARIKRVVLSAQ; from the coding sequence ATGTCCGCGGTTCAATACATCGTAGAAGGTGGTCAGCGCCTCCAGGGCACCATTCGCCCTGCGGGCAACAAGAACGCGGCGTTGCCTATCGTTGCGGCAGCATTGATCACGGACCAGCCTGTGCAATTGCACAATGTCCCGCGTATCCGGGACATTGAAACGCTGGTGGAGCTGATCCGCACCACCGGCGCCGACTGCGAGTGGAACGGCGAGAATTCCCTGCGCATCCACGCCCGGGAGGTCCGCGCGGCTGACTTGGATCCGGCCATGTGCGTGCGCATTCGGGCGTCCATCCTGCTGGCCGCCCCGCTGCTGGCACGCTGCGGGACCGTTACGCTGTCCCCGCCGGGAGGCGACGTCATTGGACGTCGTCGTCTGGATACTCACTTCCACGTCTTGCAGGCCCTCGGCGCCACCTACGAGCTCGGCGCCCGGTTCCGCTTTGACACCCCCGGCCTGGTCGGCGCGGACGTCTTCCTCGATGAACCCAGCGTCACGGCCACAGAGAACGCGCTGGTGGCCGCTGTGGCCGCCAAGGGACGCACCATCCTGCGAAATGCCGCCAGCGAGCCGCACGTACAGGATCTGGCCCGGTTCCTCGTCGCCCTCGGGGCTCGCATCGAGGGGATCGGCTCCAACGTGTATACCATCGAGGGGGGGCTGCCGCTCGGCGGTGCGACCCATGAAATCGGACCGGATCACATCGAGGTCGGATCGTTCATCGGCCTCGCGGCGGTTACCCGATCCACCCTGCGCATTGAGCGCGCCGGCGTTGAGCACTTGCGCAGCACGCTCATGGGCTTTGAAAAGCTGGGCATCTCCTGTCAGATCGACGGCGACGACCTGATCGTCCCGGCTGAGCAGTCGCGTCAGATGCAGAACGATCTGGGCGGACACGTGGCCAAGCTGGAAGACCAGCCGTGGCCGGCCTTTCCGGCGGATACCATGTCCATCGCCATTGTGGCCGCGACCCAATGCGAAGGCATGATTCTCTTCCATGAGAAGATGTTCGAGTCGCGCCTCTATTTCACCGACAAGCTGGTGGGGATGGGGGCCCGCATCGTGCTCTGTGATCCGCACCGGGCCATTGTCTCCGGTCCCACCCAATTGCGAGGTGGAACGGTGGAATCCCCGGACATCCGTGCCGGCATGGCCATGTTGCTGGCGGCACTGTGTGCAGACGGCACCAGTGTCATCAATAACGCGCAGCAGATCGAGCGGGGATACGAGCGTATCGAGTCCCGTCTGGGGGCGCTGGGCGCCCGGATCAAGCGCGTGGTTCTGAGCGCGCAGTAA
- the rbfA gene encoding 30S ribosome-binding factor RbfA has translation MGEPRRPDRVAEAIREEVATFLAEGAKDPRIRAFVTVTAVDVTRDLRHATVFVSLMGDEADKKKTVEGLASVATHLRSKLGKSLRLRSAPEIHFRADESVARASRIESLLAQIRDEREQQEPTAPGDATGDAGPSTD, from the coding sequence ATGGGCGAACCGCGACGGCCTGACCGCGTCGCCGAAGCCATTCGTGAAGAGGTCGCGACCTTCCTTGCAGAAGGCGCGAAGGACCCACGGATCCGCGCGTTCGTTACCGTCACTGCGGTAGACGTCACGCGCGACCTTCGGCACGCGACGGTCTTTGTCAGCCTCATGGGCGACGAAGCCGACAAGAAGAAAACCGTGGAGGGGTTGGCCAGTGTGGCCACCCACCTCCGGTCCAAGCTGGGCAAATCGCTCCGGCTGCGGTCGGCCCCGGAAATTCACTTCCGGGCCGACGAGAGCGTCGCGCGCGCGTCGCGCATCGAAAGTCTGCTCGCGCAGATTCGCGATGAGCGGGAGCAACAGGAGCCCACGGCGCCGGGCGACGCGACTGGCGACGCCGGCCCGTCCACCGACTGA
- the infB gene encoding translation initiation factor IF-2, producing MSKLRVHDMAGEFGISADEVIALLRQMDVPVRSHLSLLTDDQVSRIRARWEREKRVRAEKAQPAPAAAPRRRRTGAAEAPAAPEPETAAPAPAVRRRRAADVSDHHDHDGDAHAGDVLPDIVAVPAPVVAAPVVETPVVEAPAPEIPRVVAKAVPAPAPVPVAETPAPVVMPDIVAVPVAPKPELAPVAPAAPAAPAAAPAAPAPVVEAPVAAPVPPVAAPVVADVTPVAAAPASVPAAPAAPAAPAPATPAPTASLPADRPRPRPVVPGAPRPRQGGAPNFGSARPIASAAPGGGLSQGQRRDDRRPGGQGGPGQQAGGGSGGGGGGGGGQQGGGQQGAGTQQGMPQGGGQSQQRRGKKGKRGAVDQEAVSANITKTMTAMRGAPTRGRPGRRFGAEMRAEAEEQRQIAAEKERKTVRVNEFITVSELAQILSISATQIVGFAFKSLGLMVTINQRLDFDQIELIAGEFGFQAVKESDYAADVTDMGDVDLPEDLRPRSPVVTIMGHVDHGKTSLLDYIRKANVVAGEAGGITQHIGAYHVEVAGKRLITFLDTPGHEAFTAMRARGAQVTDIVVIVIAADDQVMPQTVEAISHAKSAGVPIIIAINKVDLPTANIEKVKQDLLQHEVVLEDFGGTVLHSLISAKKGTGVAELLDQILLQADILELKANPNRRAVGSVVEAQLDQGKGPVATVLVQNGTLRVGDDYICGIYSGRVRAMLDERGKQVKEAGPAIPVQILGLTGVPMAGDQLLVVDDATAAREIAQRRERLDREAKSRRTTRGVVSLEDFMSQAAAGQKRQLRLVIKADQGGPAEALADALQQLSNNEVQVEIIHRAVGAIAESDILLAKAAGAIIIGFHVRPDNNARQAAEREGVDIKLYRIIYEAVADVKAALEGMLRPEEREVVFGEAEVRETFKVARIGTIAGTIVRSGIINRKGHIRVIRDGVEIYHGAISSLRRFKDDVNEVKEGYECGIGIENFNDLKIGDVFECYRTEEVARTLDQASKA from the coding sequence TTGAGCAAGCTTCGTGTGCATGATATGGCGGGTGAGTTCGGCATCTCAGCTGATGAGGTGATCGCGCTGCTGCGCCAGATGGACGTGCCGGTTCGCAGCCATTTGTCGCTGCTGACCGACGATCAGGTATCCCGTATCCGCGCCCGTTGGGAGCGCGAAAAGCGGGTCCGTGCCGAAAAGGCCCAGCCGGCGCCAGCTGCCGCGCCGCGCCGTCGTCGCACGGGTGCCGCCGAAGCGCCGGCTGCTCCCGAACCGGAAACGGCGGCTCCTGCTCCTGCCGTGCGGCGCCGACGCGCTGCCGACGTCAGCGATCACCACGATCATGATGGCGACGCACATGCTGGTGATGTGCTCCCCGATATCGTGGCTGTGCCTGCGCCCGTCGTCGCCGCGCCCGTCGTCGAGACGCCTGTCGTCGAAGCGCCTGCGCCCGAAATCCCGCGTGTGGTGGCGAAGGCTGTACCTGCACCGGCCCCCGTGCCGGTCGCGGAGACGCCCGCCCCCGTGGTGATGCCGGACATCGTGGCCGTTCCGGTGGCTCCCAAGCCGGAACTCGCGCCCGTTGCCCCGGCGGCTCCTGCCGCTCCTGCCGCCGCACCGGCCGCGCCGGCTCCTGTTGTTGAAGCACCAGTGGCAGCACCGGTCCCGCCGGTGGCTGCACCAGTCGTCGCTGACGTCACCCCCGTAGCAGCCGCGCCGGCCAGCGTCCCGGCGGCACCTGCTGCCCCGGCCGCACCGGCCCCGGCAACGCCTGCTCCAACAGCATCACTGCCAGCCGATCGTCCGCGGCCGCGCCCCGTCGTGCCGGGCGCCCCGCGTCCGCGTCAGGGCGGCGCCCCCAATTTCGGCTCCGCACGCCCCATCGCGTCAGCCGCTCCGGGCGGCGGGTTGTCTCAGGGACAGCGGCGTGATGATCGTCGTCCCGGCGGTCAGGGTGGTCCTGGCCAGCAAGCTGGCGGTGGTAGTGGAGGTGGTGGTGGAGGCGGTGGTGGCCAGCAAGGCGGTGGTCAGCAGGGTGCAGGCACCCAGCAGGGCATGCCGCAGGGCGGCGGTCAGAGCCAGCAGCGTCGCGGCAAGAAGGGCAAGCGTGGCGCGGTAGATCAGGAAGCCGTGTCGGCCAATATCACGAAGACGATGACCGCCATGCGCGGCGCGCCGACTCGTGGTCGCCCCGGTCGTCGCTTCGGTGCCGAAATGCGCGCCGAGGCCGAGGAGCAGCGTCAGATCGCGGCCGAGAAGGAACGCAAGACGGTCCGCGTGAACGAGTTCATCACGGTGTCCGAACTCGCGCAAATCCTCAGCATTTCCGCTACACAAATTGTCGGATTCGCTTTCAAGTCGCTCGGGTTGATGGTCACCATCAACCAGCGCCTCGATTTCGACCAGATCGAACTCATCGCCGGCGAATTCGGCTTCCAGGCCGTCAAGGAAAGCGATTACGCCGCCGACGTCACCGACATGGGCGATGTCGATCTTCCCGAAGATCTGCGTCCCCGCTCGCCCGTCGTCACCATCATGGGTCACGTCGACCATGGTAAGACGTCGCTGCTCGACTACATCCGCAAGGCGAATGTGGTGGCCGGCGAAGCCGGTGGTATCACGCAGCACATCGGCGCGTACCACGTCGAAGTCGCGGGCAAGCGTCTCATCACGTTCCTCGACACCCCCGGCCACGAGGCGTTCACCGCCATGCGTGCCCGTGGTGCCCAGGTCACCGACATCGTCGTCATCGTCATCGCGGCCGACGACCAGGTCATGCCGCAAACGGTCGAAGCGATCTCGCACGCCAAGTCGGCCGGCGTGCCGATCATCATCGCGATCAACAAGGTCGACCTGCCCACGGCCAACATCGAAAAGGTCAAGCAGGATCTCCTCCAGCACGAAGTCGTGCTCGAAGACTTCGGCGGTACAGTGCTCCACTCGCTGATCTCGGCGAAGAAGGGCACCGGTGTCGCCGAGCTCCTCGATCAGATCCTGCTGCAGGCCGATATTCTCGAGCTCAAGGCCAATCCCAACCGTCGTGCCGTCGGCTCGGTGGTCGAAGCCCAGCTCGATCAGGGCAAGGGCCCCGTCGCGACCGTTCTCGTGCAAAACGGTACGCTCAGGGTCGGCGACGACTACATCTGTGGTATCTACTCCGGACGCGTGCGCGCCATGCTCGACGAGCGTGGCAAGCAGGTCAAGGAAGCTGGCCCCGCCATTCCGGTGCAGATCCTCGGCCTTACGGGCGTGCCCATGGCCGGCGATCAACTCCTCGTCGTCGACGATGCGACCGCCGCGCGCGAAATCGCGCAGCGTCGTGAGCGCCTCGACCGTGAAGCCAAGAGCCGTCGCACCACGCGTGGTGTGGTGTCGCTCGAAGACTTCATGTCGCAGGCAGCCGCTGGCCAGAAGCGTCAGCTGCGCCTCGTCATCAAGGCCGACCAGGGCGGTCCGGCGGAAGCACTCGCTGACGCGCTGCAGCAGCTCTCGAACAACGAAGTGCAGGTCGAGATCATCCACCGCGCGGTGGGTGCCATCGCCGAAAGCGACATTCTGCTCGCCAAGGCCGCCGGCGCGATCATCATCGGCTTCCACGTCCGTCCCGACAACAACGCGCGTCAAGCTGCTGAGCGCGAAGGCGTCGACATCAAGCTCTATCGCATCATCTACGAGGCCGTGGCCGATGTGAAGGCCGCCCTCGAAGGCATGCTCCGCCCCGAAGAGCGCGAAGTGGTGTTCGGCGAAGCCGAAGTCCGCGAAACGTTCAAGGTCGCCCGCATCGGCACCATCGCCGGTACGATCGTCCGCTCCGGCATCATCAATCGCAAGGGGCACATCCGCGTCATCCGCGACGGCGTCGAGATCTACCACGGCGCCATCTCTTCGCTGCGTCGTTTCAAGGACGACGTCAACGAAGTCAAGGAAGGCTACGAATGCGGTATCGGCATCGAGAACTTCAACGATCTCAAGATCGGCGACGTGTTCGAGTGCTACCGCACCGAGGAAGTGGCGCGTACGCTCGATCAGGCCTCCAAGGCCTGA